The following coding sequences lie in one Primulina huaijiensis isolate GDHJ02 chromosome 2, ASM1229523v2, whole genome shotgun sequence genomic window:
- the LOC140966388 gene encoding probable serine/threonine-protein kinase PIX13, whose protein sequence is MGNCWPKSVNNQPSTVTPSSSGNNNDGKGIKNRSQKTDHVLSPPGGGGSEGSVQLPESGKINTTPNLKLFTFAQLRSATRNFRPDTVLGEGGFGTVFKGWLDENTYAPSRVGVGIPVAVKKSNPDSEQGLKEWQAEVKFLGKFSHPNLVKLFGYCWEQKQFLLVYEYMQKGSLASHLFRKGRGETIPWDTRIKIAIGAARGAAFLHTTEKQVIYRDFKASNILLDEEFNAKLSDFGLAKLGPIDGNSHITTNIVGTFGYAAPEYMATGRLYVKSDVFGFGVVLLEIITGLQVIDHNRPNVQTNLVEWAKPMLSSKNKLKKLIDPRLNDEYPPKAAFQVSELILQCLEPDPKCRPNMDEVSEILDRISKIQNKPKKSKSKQRQGQLDVKDLPLPQLTPRSTQHGQGGA, encoded by the exons ATGGGAAACTGCTGGCCGAAGTCCGTTAATAATCAACCGAGCACCGTCACGCCCTCTAGTTCAG GAAATAATAATGATGGTAAGGGGATCAAGAACAGGAGTCAGAAAACTGATCACGTGTTGTCGCCACCTGGTGGAGGTGGTTCGGAGGGTAGTGTGCAGCTACCGGAGAGCGGGAAGATCAACACGACTCCGAACTTGAAGTTGTTCACGTTCGCGCAGCTGAGAAGCGCGACCAGGAATTTCCGGCCGGACACGGTGCTGGGGGAGGGAGGATTTGGGACGGTTTTCAAAGGATGGCTGGATGAAAACACCTACGCGCCGTCGAGGGTCGGGGTTGGGATTCCTGTTGCTGTCAAAAAGTCCAACCCTGATAGTGAACAAGGTCTCAAGGAATGGCag GCGGAGGtgaaatttttgggaaaatttaGCCACCCAAATCTTGTTAAATTATTCGGTTATTGCTGGGAACAGAAACAATTCCTCCTAGTGTACGAGTACATGCAAAAAGGAAGCTTGGCAAGTCACCTCTTCAGAA AGGGAAGAGGTGAAACAATACCATGGGATACACGAATTAAAATAGCAATAGGGGCTGCTCGTGGGGCTGCTTTCTTACATACAACCGAGAAGCAAGTCATCTATAGAGACTTCAAGGCTTCGAATATCTTGCTCGACGAG GAATTCAACGCCAAACTTTCGGATTTTGGACTTGCTAAATTGGGTCCGATCGACGGAAATTCGCATATTACCACGAATATCGTTGGAACTTTCGGCTATGCTGCTCCCGAATACATGGCTACGG GTCGCTTGTATGTGAAAAGTGATGTTTTTGGATTTGGGGTGGTGCTGTTGGAGATCATCACGGGCCTTCAAGTGATAGACCATAATCGGCCCAATGTGCAAACGAATTTGGTTGAGTGGGCTAAACCTATGTTGTCTAGCAAGAACAAGTTGAAGAAACTAATCGACCCTCGACTTAACGACGAATACCCTCCGAAGGCCGCGTTCCAGGTATCAGAACTCATTCTACAGTGTCTCGAGCCCGACCCAAAATGTCGGCCCAATATGGACGAAGTCTCGGAGATATTGGACCGAATTAGCAAAATCCAAAACAAGCCCAAGAAATCAAAATCCAAGCAGAGACAAGGTCAGTTGGATGTAAAGGACCTTCCTCTCCCCCAATTGACACCACGAAGCACCCAACATGGTCAAGGCGGAGCTTGA